A single genomic interval of Lynx canadensis isolate LIC74 chromosome A2, mLynCan4.pri.v2, whole genome shotgun sequence harbors:
- the FEM1A gene encoding protein fem-1 homolog A gives MDLRTAVYNAARDGKLQLLQKLLGGRSREELDELTGEVAGGGTPLLIAARYGHLDVVEYLVDRCGASVEAGGSVHFDGETIEGAPPLWAASAAGHLDVVRSLLRRGASVNRTTRTNSTPLRAACFDGHLEVVRYLVGEHQADLEVANRHGHTCLMISCYKGHREIARYLLEQGAQVNRRSAKGNTALHDCAESGSLEILQLLLGCHARMERDGYGMTPLLAASVTGHTNIVEYLIQEQPAGEGGPSAGPGCVPPPGPRGRSSSPEDALGDAYESCCPTSREAAVEALELLGATYVDKKRDLLGALKHWRRAMELRHQGGAYLPKPEPPQLVLAYDYSREVTTTEELEALITDPDEMRTQALLVRERILGPAHPDTSYYIRYRGAVYADSGNFERCIRLWKYALDMQQNNLEPLSPMTASSFLSFAELFSYVLQDRAAKGSPGAQIGFADLMGVLCKGVREVERALQLPKEPGDSAQFTKALAIILHLLYLLEKVECTPDQEHLKHQTVYRLLKCAPRGKNGFTPLHMAVDKDTTNVGRYPVGRFPSPQVVKVLLDCGADPDSRDFDNNTPLHIAAQNNCPGIMNALIEAGAHMDATNAFKKTAYELLDEKLLAKSTIQPFNYVTLQCLAARALDKNKIPYKGFIPEELEAFIELH, from the coding sequence ATGGACCTCCGCACCGCCGTGTACAACGCCGCCCGCGACGGCAAGCTGCAGCTGCTTCAGAAGCTGCTCGGCGGCCGGAGCCGGGAGGAGCTGGACGAGCTGACGGGTGAGGTGGCCGGCGGGGGGACGCCGCTGCTCATCGCCGCCCGCTACGGCCACCTGGACGTGGTCGAGTACCTGGTGGACCGGTGCGGCGCGAGCGTGGAGGCGGGCGGCTCGGTGCACTTCGACGGCGAGACCATCGAGGGCGCGCCGCCGCTGTGGGCCGCCTCGGCCGCCGGCCACCTGGACGTGGTGCGCAGCCTGCTGCGCCGCGGGGCGTCGGTGAACCGCACGACGCGCACCAACTCGACGCCGCTGCGCGCCGCCTGCTTCGACGGGCACCTGGAGGTGGTGCGCTACCTGGTGGGCGAGCACCAGGCCGATCTGGAGGTGGCCAACCGGCACGGCCACACGTGCCTCATGATCTCCTGTTACAAGGGCCACCGCGAGATCGCCCGCTACCTGCTGGAGCAGGGCGCCCAAGTGAACCGGCGCAGCGCCAAGGGCAACACGGCCCTGCACGACTGCGCCGAGTCCGGCAGCCTGGAGATCCTGCAGCTGCTGCTCGGCTGCCACGCCCGCATGGAGCGCGACGGCTACGGCATGACCCCGCTGCTGGCGGCCAGCGTCACGGGCCACACCAACATCGTGGAGTACCTCATCCAGGAGCagcctgctggggaggggggccccTCCGCCGGCCCGGGATGTGTGCCGCCCCCGGGGCCCCGCGGCCGCAGCTCCTCCCCGGAGGACGCGCTCGGCGACGCGTACGAGAGCTGCTGCCCCACGAGCCGGGAGGCCGCCGTGGAAGCCCTCGAGTTGCTGGGAGCCACCTACGTGGATAAGAAGCGGGACCTGCTCGGGGCCCTGAAACACTGGAGACGGGCCATGGAGCTGCGTCACCAGGGCGGCGCGTATCTGCCCAAACCGGAGCCCCCGCAGCTGGTCCTGGCCTATGACTATTCCAGGGAGGTGACCACCACCGAGGAGCTGGAAGCGCTCATAACCGACCCGGACGAGATGCGCACGCAGGCCCTGTTGGTCCGGGAGCGCATCCTGGGGCCGGCCCACCCGGACACGTCCTACTACATCCGCTACCGGGGGGCGGTGTACGCCGACTCGGGCAATTTCGAGCGCTGCATCCGCTTGTGGAAGTACGCTCTGGACATGCAGCAGAACAACCTGGAGCCCCTGAGCCCCATGACCGCCAGCAGCTTCCTCTCCTTCGCCGAACTCTTCTCGTACGTGCTCCAGGACCGGGCGGCCAAGGGCAGCCCGGGCGCGCAGATCGGCTTTGCGGACCTCATGGGCGTGCTCTGCAAAGGAGTGCGGGAGGTGGAGCGCGCCCTGCAGCTGCCCAAGGAGCCCGGGGACTCGGCCCAGTTCACCAAGGCCTTGGCCATCATCCTCCACCTGCTGTATCTGCTGGAGAAGGTGGAGTGCACGCCGGACCAGGAGCACCTGAAGCACCAGACCGTGTACCGGCTGCTGAAGTGCGCCCCCCGGGGCAAGAACGGCTTCACCCCTCTGCACATGGCCGTGGACAAGGACACCACAAACGTCGGCCGCTACCCGGTGGGCCggttcccctctccccaggtggTCAAGGTGCTGCTTGACTGCGGGGCGGACCCAGACAGCCGGGACTTTGACAACAACACCCCGCTGCACATAGCGGCCCAGAACAACTGCCCCGGGATCATGAACGCCCTGATCGAAGCGGGCGCCCACATGGATGCCACCAATGCCTTCAAGAAGACCGCCTACGAGCTGCTGGATGAGAAGCTGCTGGCCAAGAGCACCATTCAGCCCTTCAACTACGTGACCCTGCAGTGCCTTGCGGCCCGCGCCCTGGACAAAAACAAGATCCCCTACAAGGGCTTCATCCCCGAGGAGCTGGAGGCTTTCATCGAGCTGCACTGA
- the TICAM1 gene encoding TIR domain-containing adapter molecule 1, whose product MARTGPSLSGAFDILGAAGQDKLLYLKHKLKTVHQGCRGADLLYAMVLLKLGQETEARISLEALRADAVARLVARRWAGVDSAEAPEEPPDLSWAIARVYHLLAEEKLCPAPVRDLAYQTALQTFSSRDDHRLAELQGEARDRCGWGVIRAPGSFQPLRSDRGCLPPSSVSPSGTRSLPKPIEGLSGWSRGCSLRSTSSPASLASNLEISQSPTMPLLSQHRGCRVPSKLCEEPRAGPGPEPEPAPTGCQEPEEVSWPPSEEAVNPSPGDTAGPPSGVTAGPLLGETAGPSSEGPSLEDPSSGETAGPPMAPDSPGPRLPEVVPDASATGQPDAPKALESGTRYPVECSHVLAAPASLPLPPKTTCPDKDQTPLSLPVEDTASRRHPPCPPTPSPSPSIPPSACSAAWNPCPPPPELEPEQKFYNFVILHAGADEDIALRVRERLESLGVPDGATFCEDFQVPGRGHLRCLQDALDHSAFTLLLLTPNFDCHLGLHQAGQSLMNSLTRHECGDCVIPFLPLESSLEQLSPHTRSLLTSLVWLDERSQIFARKVANTFKPQRLRARRAHWRKEQDVRALQEQRQQLEGERQRVSALNAAYSAYFQSHSAWQAQMETLRVAFGSHMPFGTPGPLGAPPPFPSWPGHQPPPPAPPWLAGAPAPAPAFPQPPAPPQSPGLQPLIIHHAQMVQLGLNNHMWNQRGTQAPEDKTQGAE is encoded by the coding sequence ATGGCCCGCACGGGCCCGTCGCTCTCCGGCGCCTTCGACATTCTAGGTGCCGCAGGCCAGGACAAGCTCTTGTACCTTAAGCACAAGCTGAAGACGGTCCACCAGGGCTGCCGAGGGGCAGACCTCCTGTACGCCATGGTGCTTCTGAAGCTGGGCCAGGAGACGGAGGCCAGGATCTCCCTGGAAGCTCTGAGGGCGGACGCAGTGGCCCGGCTCGTGGCCCGCCGCTGGGCCGGCGTGGACAGCGCCGAGGCCCCGGAGGAGCCCCCAGACTTGTCCTGGGCCATCGCCCGGGTGTACCACCTGCTCGCCGAGGAGAAGCTGTGCCCGGCCCCTGTGCGGGACCTGGCCTACCAGACAGCCCTCCAGACGTTCAGCTCCAGGGACGACCACCGGCTGGCCGAGCTCCAGGGAGAGGCCCGGGACCGGTGCGGCTGGGGCGTCATCCGGGCCCCCGGGAGCTTCCAGCCCCTTCGCTCCGATCGGGGCTGCCTCCCGCCATCCTCGGTGTCCCCCTCGGGCACCCGCAGCCTTCCCAAGCCCATCGAGGGCCTTTCGGGCTGGAGCAGAGGGTGTTCTCTGAGATCCACCAGCAGCCCCGCCTCCCTCGCCAGCAACCTGGAAATTAGCCAGTCACCCACCATGCCTCTTCTCAGCCAGCACCGCGGCTGTCGTGTGCCCAGCAAGCTGTGTGAGGAGCCCCGGGCAGGCCCCGGGCCCGAACCTGAACCTGCCCCCACAGGCTGCCAGGAGCCTGAGGAAGTGAGCTGGCCACCATCCGAGGAGGCTGTCAACCCTTCACCTGGGGACACAGCCGGCCCTCCATCGGGGGTGACTGCCGGGCCCCTGCTGGGGGAGACCGCTGGCCCCTCATCGGAGGGCCCCTCTTTGGAGGACCCCTCATCCGGAGAGACTGCCGGCCCCCCGATGGCACCAGACAGCCCGGGCCCTAGACTTCCTGAGGTGGTCCCAGACGCAAGCGCCACTGGCCAGCCCGACGCCCCCAAAGCTCTGGAAAGCGGCACCCGCTACCCGGTGGAGTGCAGCCACGTGCTGGCAGCCCCCGCATCTCTCCCCTTGCCCCCCAAAACCACTTGCCCTGACAAGGACCAGACCCCCCTCTCGCTCCCCGTAGAAGATACCGCTTCCCGGAGGCACCCcccatgcccccccaccccctccccttctccatccatccctccttccGCTTGCTCCGCCGCCTGGAAtccgtgccccccgccccccgagttGGAGCCAGAGCAGAAATTCTACAACTTTGTGATCCTGCACGCGGGGGCGGACGAGGACATTGCCCTGCGGGTCCGAGAGAGGCTGGAGAGCCTGGGCGTCCCGGATGGCGCCACCTTCTGCGAGGATTTCCAGGTGCCCGGGCGCGGCCACCTGCGCTGCCTGCAGGACGCCCTCGACCACTCAGCCTTCACCCTCCTGCTGCTGACCCCCAACTTCGACTGCCACCTGGGCCTGCACCAGGCGGGCCAGTCCCTGATGAACAGCCTCACGCGGCACGAGTGCGGGGACTGCGTGatccccttcctgcccctggaGAGCTCGCTGGAGCAGCTCAGCCCGCACACCCGTAGCCTGCTCACCAGCCTGGTGTGGCTGGACGAGCGCTCCCAGATCTTCGCCAGGAAGGTGGCCAACACCTTCAAGCCGCAGAGGCTGCGAGCCCGCAGGGCCCACTGGAGGAAGGAGCAGGACGTCCGCGCCCTGCAGGAGCAGCGCCAGCAGCTGGAGGGCGAGCGGCAGCGCGTCTCGGCGCTGAACGCCGCCTACTCGGCCTATTTCCAGAGCCACTCGGCCTGGCAGGCGCAGATGGAGACGCTCCGGGTGGCCTTCGGGAGCCACATGCCCTTTGGGACTCCGGGGCCCCTGGGAGCGCCCCCGCCCTTTCCCTCCTGGCCGGGCCAccagccgccgccgcccgcgcccccgTGGCTGGCCGGCGCCCCGGCACCCGCGCCCGCCTTCCCGCAGCCCCCGGCGCCCCCTCAGAGCCCGGGGCTGCAGCCGCTCATCATCCACCACGCGCAGATGGTGCAGCTGGGCCTCAACAACCACATGTGGAACCAGAGAGGGACCCAGGCGCCCGAGGACAAGACGCAGGGCGCGGAGTGA